The following proteins come from a genomic window of Miscanthus floridulus cultivar M001 chromosome 2, ASM1932011v1, whole genome shotgun sequence:
- the LOC136537468 gene encoding DNA topoisomerase 2-like, producing the protein MTHLDDDVIALMRRRVVDIVGILAPTTLQVSFNGKRLPKFLGFPTYVNMYLDAALLSPTWKSTELIPRIIEKFDDQVEVVVSLTEGEFDQVSFVNKAATFAGGPHVDYVSNQITEYVASFLNKKGWRANTEEHEVKKHLLPPYRK; encoded by the exons ATGACTCATCTTGATGATGATGTCATTGCCCTCATGAGGAGAAGAGTTGTTGATATTGTGGGTATTCTAGCACCAACGACCCTGCAGGTTTCGTTTAATGGCAAGAGGTTGCCAAAGTTCCTGGGCTTCCCAACCTATGTCAATATGTATCTTGATGCTGCGTTGTTGTCCCCTACCTGGAAGTCAACAGAACTAATCCCAAG GATCATTGAGAAGTTCGATGATCAGGTGGAGGTGGTTGTGAGTCTAACAGAAGGGGAGTTTGACCAG GTTAGCTTTGTGAACAAAGCTGCGACTTTTGCTGGTGGACCCCATGTTGATTATGTGTCAAACCAGATTACTGAATATGTTGCTAGTTTCCTGAACAAGAAAGGATGGAGGGCTAACACGGAAGAGCATGAAGTCAAGAAGCACCTACTCCCTCCATATAGGAAATAA